Below is a genomic region from Rosa chinensis cultivar Old Blush chromosome 5, RchiOBHm-V2, whole genome shotgun sequence.
TGCGGAGTCGTCGAGAACGAGGACGGACCTTGTAATCGGGGCCGGAGAGGTAGAGGGCGAGGAGCTTGACGGCCTGGAGAGGCGTGGCGGCGGAGGAGTCGATCTCGTTGATGACGAGCTGGTAGCTACCGAGGGCTATGTAGGATCGGAAAACGAGGCAGTCGCGCTCGACGGCTTCGTCCGGCGAGAGGTTGGGGATGTCGCTGGTGTTAATGGCGGCCTGGTAGGCCCCCAAGTAGAAGCTGTTGCGGAGGTTGAAGAGGTGGTCCGGTCCTGCTGCTAGTGCTGCCATGGCGGTTGCCCTTTGcttcgtttgggtttcgattttCGAGTTTTGGAGTTGCAGATctgagaagagagagggagagaaattatgaagaagaaaggcttTTTTACTATTGAgagagttttatttctttttgaaGCAACACCAAAACTTATAAATGTTAACTTGGCCCAACCCAAGAAGACTTCCCTGTCTAACCCAaacacatattttttttctttttcttttatcagaCAATTCTTCTACGGTTTCATTCTGATTCGCTTGGTGACGATAACTTTTATTTTACACTTTTGTAATTAGAATGATCGTGTTTTATCTtcatattttttaaaaaaaattggaggtcATTTGGTCATCTAATATgtaacaaataaataaacaattcGATGGTACCAAGTGTTgtcaaaaatatttattttgataCAATTGGGTTGACCATAAGTTAAGTGTTGCCTCAATTTGATTCATATATTACAAAGATGATCTTCAATTGGTTAATCAAACATCGTTCAAAGGGCCACGACCGGTTAACATGTTACTATGTTAGTCTGAATCATGACCAGCAGTAAGATCAAGTGAAGTTGAAGAAAGCCTCTGGTCGATGATATTGAGAAAAGTCATGATTAGTTGAGGAGTTAAGCTTGTCAATCTATtcaatttatgttgtttttattATTCGTCAATTTCAATAtaatttcctctttcttttgtgATGGTGTTCGTACATTTCAAACCCTCAATTTATTTAAGAATGTGTTGACGATTATTAATAAAATCGGTAGATTTTCTCTCTAATATCACATTTTCGTGTTGTCCATAAGAAATAGGGTTGAGAATCAACAAGACGTAGGGGTCAACCAACCCTTTAAATACATCAAAAAAGCCCTACTCCCAAGTCCCAACCCTTTAATGGTTTCCTCTAATTCCTTTCAAAAGATTTCTTTTGTCATGGACTAATATAGCACTGAGATCAATACAAGTATTGAGACGATTTTCATTGTTCTGAAGACAAAATAGATAAGCGATTGCATGTAAATTTTTCACCAGTTACACAAGTTCATGTCATGCCTTGACCGCAACATGTAATAAAGCATCTTATGTGATTGTGGGTCTCTGGACAGCACTCCAGAAACAGTAACCACACAAATGAAGCATTAacacacaaatcaaacaaagtatACATGAAAAGGGACTATTGCATATGAGTGCTCTATTTCGCCTTGAGTAGCTTGATGATGGACAACACTGTGATAACCACCAAGAGAAGGAGCCCAATATAAGAAGCAATTAGAGCGCCACCACCATGGTCGCAGAACTTGTCAAACTTGTCACAGATTTTGTTCCACCTTGCATGCGAATTACCTTTCTTCGCTAGATGTGCCATGAAGGTAGCTGCACCATCGCCAGAAGATAGGAGGGCCACAGTCATCTGCATAAACAATTAAATGACACAATATTTAGTCGACATGATCATAATGTCAATTTGCCAACTATCTGACATGTAATGTTGGCACACAGTGAAAAGCtcgaaaaataaacaaaaatgctGATCTACCATGTCTAAAATGGCCATCATCACAAGGCGAAGACCCTTGTCTTTGAACTTGCCTCCGCAAAGTTGCACTATTATCATCAACAAGTTGTGAAGGCTGGCCATTGCATTAGCTACAACAAAGAACCTGCATGATCATCATTCACGAAAATCAGCACTCGAATTCTTTTTCATAACGATTTTCATCGTTCATGAGAGGAGAAAGAAGATGACAATAGTGAGGATATTAGTGCTTACACATTTGCTGGGGTGTGTTGAAACTTGGCTGTGAGAGTGGCTTTAATTGGAGTAGTCCCAATAGTGGCAACAACCAAGGTTTTGGTTTCTTTATTAAGTGCCATCACAAGAGTTGCAGCAAGTGTGGCTAAGAATGCAACCAGTCTCAGCAAGAGAATGGTACAATCATTTGGTTTTCTCACCGCCACGAAACTAGACCCTGGTTTCTCTCCATTTTCTAGCGCCATTGATAGAATAGAATGAGATCAGATGGAAGTGAATGCTTTGTTTTAGAGGTAGAGGGGCATATATAGTAACGTAGACTCTTAGAGGAAGGGAGGGAAATGGATCAAAAGAAGTCATCAGTTGTTGAGTCTAATAGTGTGAAGCACATATCTACTTGTTCAAGTAGTCTCAACTATCCCCCAACTTTTGGTGCATAGGTTGGTAGAGGTGGTTTGGAAGACTTCGTTTTAACTCCATGCCTTTATGGTAACATTTGGTTGTCTTAAGCAAATGCTTATGGTCCAAAATGCAACAACGCGACAAACCTTATTTTATATTGCTTTTTACGGAAACACATCAGCACTTTTGACAATCTCCACTGCGAACTTCTATCTACTTGAATTAGTTCATGAGTGCAAAATTTGTTCTTTGAAGTCCACAACATTTTCAACTCTACTCCAAAGAGTAAAAGGAAAGCGGAAGCATGATGCTATTAGTCTGGTAATCCAAACTgagcaattttttttagttCTTATACATTCCCTATTTAGAATGCCAAAACTTGAAAGCTAAGAAGTGTGCATCGTTTTCTAGGAACCCCCGAAAAGCTTGCAGTGGATGGTTACATGACAAATGAACAAATACCCCAAATACAGAGACAAAGTTGGTAGCCTTGAATAGAGACAGTTTTTCAAGCACGTAAAAATTAATCAAACTTTTACGAATGCAAGATTACAGGGTTCCATCAAAGCTCTAGTACAAAATTAAATACCAACTTTTACCAGAATAAAGCTTGGTACAAGAAATGAATTGAAAGTGATATTTATTTGTAAGAAAAACTGAAACAAAGGCCTAGGAAGCCGTTGAAGGCCTCTCTTGGTTCCCAGGACACAAACTGGAGCCATTACTTTGTCATATAACTCCCTTGAATTGCTCCCTTGACAATTCAAGGTAATAGTAAAGTACTGAATCATATACCGGATTCAAATTCTGTGACGAAAAATGGCCTTGTTGAATTGAAAATATCACTCATTTTACCACCATAAGGATCTCACTGCATTCACACATTCATTATGTCCAACATCTTTTTCCTTTAGAAACCGGTTCTCTTACATAGTCAACATGTCAATGGTAACACAAATATGGAATTTGAGCGAGAGACAGATACAGAGAGAACGAGAATTAGTATGAGAAGAAATGATTGTGAACTGTCATCTGGAGACAAAATGTTCCTACTTCAAACTTCAGTGCTGAAGCAAAGCGACATTGTATGATATGCATGTCTATAGAACTTCATTTATAGGCAATGTCACTACGAAGATATAAAGATAGAGAGGGCATACCTTGATACGGAGGTGATTATATCACTTTGCCAAGAAAGCAGAATACTTGAAAATACAGGGCAGAGAattaatcaaaatgaaaacaagcaGAGAAGGAGAACAACACACTATATTTACAGCTAGCATCGACACACTTGGTCTCAGATTCACATGGGTCTTTTTCCAAGTCCAACTAGATTAATATAACCAAAACTTGCTCATATTCAACTACAGTTGGTCTCAGATTCTCATGCGGTATACCGTGTTTTAGTGCAATGTTTTTATGTTTCTGGACTATAGCTGGTAAGTTGGACATTGTCGCGTGACCTGGCTTTAACACAAATACCAGATTTCAGAATTTACTGAGAAGTTAATAAAGACCCTTCACAAACTGCCATTTCATAAACTGGTTTTTGCCTTCCTAATCTTTATTGGAGTGACTATAACTGCAGAAATGGTTGCACAAAGTTTCGATCAGGACCCTCTTTTACTTGTTCCTATTTGGTCTCTAAAGTAATAGTTTAGTGACAGGTTGTAGGTAGAGAAGGCGTGCTTGTTACAAAGCCAAGTCAATGGGGGTTCACGGAGAACTTCTTGTTCTGACCGGTGAACACCACACTAACCCATTTCACACCTAAATGAGACCACAAGACTTTGCTGTCAAGACCCACAATACTTTTGCGAATGCAGGACTAGCAAGCTTGAGATGCAAATCAAGCTCTAAATAGAATAGACGAGCACCATCATCTCAGAAGAGAAGCATCAGTTcatatcaaacaaaagaaattgttTAAATACAGAGTAAATGTTTGACAATTAGATCCGGAAGCATATATACTTTATCTGCCGTcactcaactacaacacatggTGATATAGCAATCACAAGAATGATATGAATATCCTCTCCACTTAAGGTGTTTTTAGTGCATCATACATTATCTGACACCTCACGTGGACATAGTTTCTCGCACAAAGGTTGTAAATTATGAACATATCCAACAAAATATATAACCAATTTTGATGTCTATCTTCCAGGTAATGTGTGATAAGGATTTGATCTGCTTCATTCAAAATAGAAGTAGCTGCGGTAGATTTCCAGAATCCGAGTGCACTATTTTTTCCCTGTTGTGACACCAACAACGACGTTGCTCACCTGTGAGATTAAGAATATTATGATCAGCTGATCTTTGTTTGCTCGATAAGGCAACCGGAATGTAAAGAGAAAAACAGATGAAGATGCATAATTGAACAGACATACCAATTTTCCACTCTCATCAACAGACATAGGGTTCTCAACGACAACAGTCTGGCTCTGAGAATGTGGCATTGACTGGGAGAAATACAGGAAACACAAATTCAATGATAAGTATCACAAGTTACTACCACAAACATGCTCTCATCTGGAATATTGATGGTATACTGTTAATAACTTACTGCTGAAGTAGAGGGTCTGTGAACTGGAATTGGAACCCTCGCATTGCCCATCTGCAAAAGTACACAAAAATGCACCTAAGATACATGCCGAgacacatagagagagagagagactgactGACTTGCAGTATGATAGACAGGTGAAAGATATACAACAGTCGACATATGTGCCCATTCAAGTATCCTCCTATTAATAGTCCAATTGATTTGTTAACACAAACTTTAGAGTTGCTTTGACACAATTATCGGAAATCAAACATATATGGCCACAGCCGCatttgcatgttttggaaaCTACTCATACATGTGAACCCAAAAATACGTTATAAGATGTAGAATGCCAACCTCATTAAGCACACAAAATCCACATGGAAGAGATAAGATGGGTAAGAAAAAGTAGCaagttttaacttttttttctcttttaataCAATACCAAAGTAGAAGATAATAGAAGCTAAGTCACAGTTTGAACCACATATGAATGGAATTAACACatgattcaaaaaaaattaactaattAGTAATAGAGTATGAGAAAATGATATGCCAAAGGTTCAAAGAATTATCCAAACTTACACCAACATTGGTAACAAACTGACAGACTGCGCATTTAACTGAAGGAGCCCCATATGGATACATAAGCGTTGTCCGGCAGTTCCCACAGTTGATGTGGGCAAACTGATTGCCTGCTGTATTTCACAAAAATAAAACCCACATTAGAAGTTAAGTCAATAATAAGCAAGCTGAGGTAGTGAAACAGTTTTCTAAGTATGCAACATAGAACAAAATTAAGCTTATTTTGCAATTGTGAAACTAATTTAAAAAAACAAGGAAGAACAGATCAAGACCAatcaatttttaaatttttattgaaTATCAGCCAAGACAATCCCAAGAAATAGGTATTCAAAAGAACAGAAGTCTCAAGCCTGTTATTGTCAGAAACTATTGCGGTGAAACAGTAAGGCTGCATGTTCACCTTCCACCATGTTGCATACAAGAACAAGGAAATACAAAAAAGAGCTTATATAATACCTGGAGCAAGATTGACTGTATGACAGCAGGAGCATCTCACACTTGTTGCCCCGCGTGTATGCATTAACAATGTCCTGCAGCCCCCACAAATAAGTTGAGCCATTTCCGTACCTGCAAGGTTGGTCGCATCATCAAACCGGATGACTCTATGAAATGCTTCTAAAGTTAGATAAGAGTTTATTATTGTCTGGTCCAATATTGATATTACACAGTATATAAAGCCTCTCCTCAAAGAATCATATTGACTGACAATCCACACAATGTCAATAACTGAGATTGGGGACAATCCAGTAAGCGGTTGTTCACGGAATCCAGTAAACAGGTGTTACACAGGTTAGATGCAGACCAAGGGATGAATATAAGAAAAAAGTCATTTAAAGAGAATAAAAATCACAGCAACTCAACAAGATTGCTCTCAGGATGTTCCACATTCTGAGGAACTGCTACAAGGTAATCTCACTCTCCTCTTACccttttaaaattttatttcaacCATGCATCTTAGACCTAACtgataaattttcttttgatttctgCTACATGGTTTCCACACAATTCCTACCATCAATTTTTTTTGATTTGACATGGATAACACTAACAAGCCAATCTAATTAAAC
It encodes:
- the LOC112164887 gene encoding CASP-like protein 1B1, with the protein product MALENGEKPGSSFVAVRKPNDCTILLLRLVAFLATLAATLVMALNKETKTLVVATIGTTPIKATLTAKFQHTPANVFFVVANAMASLHNLLMIIVQLCGGKFKDKGLRLVMMAILDMMTVALLSSGDGAATFMAHLAKKGNSHARWNKICDKFDKFCDHGGGALIASYIGLLLLVVITVLSIIKLLKAK
- the LOC112164888 gene encoding protein LSD1 yields the protein MQSQLVCSGCRSILLYPRGASNVCCALCNTVTPVPPPGTEMAQLICGGCRTLLMHTRGATSVRCSCCHTVNLAPAGNQFAHINCGNCRTTLMYPYGAPSVKCAVCQFVTNVGMGNARVPIPVHRPSTSASMPHSQSQTVVVENPMSVDESGKLVSNVVVGVTTGKK